GAAACCTACTAAATAGTTTTTACAATGAAAAAATTAAAGCTTCTTGGCCCCATTAAGCAAATAGTTCCCATGACCGGTCTTTCCCTAAAAGGGGCACTGTTGGACGAACAGCTCCTTGTTTTAAAAGATGCCGGCATCCTACTTGAAGAAGAAAAGATAAAATCCGTAGGTAATTTTGATACGTTACGAACACAGTATAAGGAGGCAGAACTTCATGAGCTAAAAGGAGACCATACCTGTCTTCCGGGCTTTATCGATGCTCACACGCATATTTGTTTTGGAGGCTCAAGGGCCAATGACTATGCCATGCGAAATGCAGGCAAAACCTATTTAGAAATTGCAAAAGCCGGTGGTGGTATTTGGGATACCGTTATGCAAACGCGGAAAGCCACAAAAGAAACCTTGGTAAAAAGCACTAAAAAAAGAGCCAATAGACATTTAAAAAATGGTGTAACCACCATTGAAGTAAAAAGCGGCTATGGTTTATCCGTTGCGGAGGAAATTAAAATGTTACGCGCAATACAAGAGGCAAACGAAACCATTGCTAGCGATTTAATAGCCACGTGCCTAGCGGCGCATATGGTTCCCAAGGATTATAAAGGTAGCGCGGAAGCCTATCTGAAAGAAATCAGCACTGAGCTTTTTCCAATTTTAAAAGCTAAAAAATTAACCAATCGCATAGATGCCTTTATTGAGGAAAGTGCTTTCTCAGCAGCACAGATTACAGCCTATTTTGAAAAAGCAAGGCAAATGGGTTTTGACATCACGGTTCATGCCGACCAATTTTCTACCGGAGGGAGTAAAGTGGCTATAGATTTTGAAGCCCTAAGTGCAGACCATTTAGAGGCCAGTACCAATACCGAAATAGGACAATTATCAAATAGTAATGTTATCGCAACCGCTTTACCAGGAGCATCCATAGGACTGGGATGCGCTTTTACACCTGCCAGAAAAATTTTGGACGCTGGCGGTGCATTGGCCATTGCCAGTGACCACAATCCAGGTTCTGCTCCAATGGGTGATCTCTTAACACAGGCAGCCATATTGGGAACCTTTGAAAAATTATCCAATGCCGAGGTATTGGCCGGAATAACCTTTAGGGCGGCGGCGGCTTTAAAGCTAGAGGACAGAGGCCGATTGGAAGAAGGTCTTTTAGCGGATTTTAGCCTTTTCCATACTGGAAATTATCAAGAAATCTTATACAATCAAGGCAATCTGAAACCCTGCATGGTTTGGAAAAAAGGAATATTGGTTTTTGATAAGCATAAAGGTTGATTCCTTCGGCTACGCTCGGGACAAGGGTTGAAAATTAAAAAAAGACAGTGTAATTAAGCATAAAATGGATTTTAAATCACAAGTAGTACAAGGTATTCCACAAGAACTTCCTTCAAAAAAAGAGCGTTCAATAGCAGTGAGTCACGCTCCTAAACGAAAAGAGATTTTATCGCTCGATGAAAAAAAGCTGGCCATCAGAAATGCGCTACGCTATTTTCCCAAAGCTTGGCATACGGAACTATCAAAGGAATTTGCCGTAGAGCTTAAGGAGCATGGTAGGATATACATGTACAGATTTATGCCAGATTATGATATGTACGCGCGTCCCGTTCAAGAATACCCTGCTAAATCTTCACAGGCCGCCGCTTTAATGCTAATGATACAGAACAACCTTGATCCCGCTGTAGCCCAACATCCTGAAGAACTTATCACCTACGGAGGTAATGGAGCGGTATTTCAAAACTGGGCGCAGTACCTGGTAACCATGAAGTATTTGGCCACCATGATTGATGAGCAAACGCTACATATCTATTCGGGGCACCCAATGGGCCTCTTTCCATCGTCGAAAGAAGCACCACGCGTAGTAGTCACCAATGGCATGATGATTCCCAACTACTCCAAACCGGACGATTGGGAAAAATACAATGCGCTTGGGGTTACACAATATGGTCAAATGACCGCAGGTTCCTATATGTATATTGGTCCACAAGGCATTGTTCACGGGACTGCCATTACGGTAATGAACGCCTTTAGAAAAGTGCTGGAGAAAGACGAAACCCCGGCAGGGAAAATATTTCTTACGGCAGGTTTGGGCGGTATGAGTGGTGCACAACCCAAGGCTGGAAATATTGCGGGCTGCATTACCATTTGTGCAGAAGTGAATGCCGTCGCAGCGTTAAAGAGACATGAGCAAGGATGGGTAGATGAGCTATTAGATGATATTGATGCACTAGTACATCGCACTAAAAAGGCAATTCAAAAAAAAGAAGTCGTTTCGCTCGCCTTTATCGGGAACGTGGTTGCCGTTTGGGAACGCTTCTATCAAGAGAACATATTTATTCATCTAGGCTCCGACCAAACCTCTTTACATAATCCATGGGCGGGCGGCTATTATCCCGTGGACTTATCCTTTGAAGAATCGAACGTCTTAATGAGTTCCGACCCGGAAACATTTAAAGAAAGTGTTCAGGAATCTTTACGAAGACACATAAATGCCATTAACAAACATGCGAAGAAAGGCACCTACTTTTTCGATTACGGAAACGCTTTTCTACTGGAAGCCTCAAGAGCCCGTGCCGCTGTATACAAAGATGCAAAAGGAAACTTTTTAGACTCCCCTTCTAAAGACCAAGGAGAAAAGAATTGGGCCTACCCAAGTTATGTCCAAGATATTCTAGGCCCAATGTGTTTTGATTACGGTTTTGGACCGTTTAGGTGGGTTTGTGCTTCTGGAAAACCAGAGGACTTGCGAAAAACAGATGCAATAGCCCTAGAAACAATGCAGGATATCAAAAAAACTGCTCCCAAGGAAATTCAGCAACAGATGCAAGACAATATCAAATGGATCGAGGAAGCTGAAGAGAATAGACTGGTCATAGGTTCACAGGCACGTATTTTATATGCGGATGCAGAGGGTAGGGCTAAAATTGCAGCGGCATTTAACCAGGCTATCGCTAGCGGAGAACTTTCGGCTGCGGTAATTTTAGGTAGGGACCATCATGATGTAAGTGGAACAGATTCGCCTTTCAGAGAAACAAGCAATATTTACGACGGCAGCAAATTCACCGCAGATATGGCCATACACAATGTAATTGGCGACAGTTTCAGGGGCGCCACATGGGTTTCCATTCACAATGGCGGAGGTGTAGGGTGGGGAGAAGTAATCAATGGCGGTTTTGGCTTGGTGCTGGACGGGTCCGAAGAGGCATCCCGAAAGCTGAGGAATATGCTGTTCTACGATGTCAACAATGGCATCTCCCGAAGAAGTTGGGCCCGTAACAAAGAAGCTATTTTTGCCATTGAACGAGAAATGGCACGGACACCGCAACTTAAAGTTACTTTACCTAACTTAGTGGAAGATGAGTTGTTAAACGGATTATTTATCTGAACTAAATGGCGATTTTCAAAACTACCAAATCGGATTTCTACAGTGGGAGAACATCGGAAGCACAGCACTATCTGCACGAGAAAATTACCTGCGTTGGACTCCCCGAACTTAGCGAAACTACCAATAAGGCCATTGGCCTGTTGGGATATGCCTGTGATGAAGGTGTAGAAAGAAATCAAGGGCGGATCGGTGCTAAAAAAGGGCCCGACGCTATTCGTAAACAATTGGGTAAACTCCCAAATCACCTGAGTAGGGACACCTCGCTCTTAGACATGGGAACAATCATCTGTGACGATGCCGATTTAGAAGCCGCGCAAGGACTTCTGTCCAAAAAAATAACATCAATCTTAGAACAAAATACATTTCCTATTATCCTAGGTGGCGGACATGATATAGCCTATGGAACTTTCAACGCTATTAAGAATTATTTGAAGAATTCTAAAACAATAGGCATTATTAATTTTGACGCCCATTTTGATTTACGTTCAACGGAAAATGGCACCAATTCGGGAACCCCATTCTATCAAATTGCACAGGACTGCAAGAACACTGAAAATCCTTTTCATTACTTATGTCTGGGTATCAGGGAAGATGCGAACGACCGTAAATTGTTTCGGACAGCAAAGGAGCTCGATGTAAAGTATATTCTACGGGATACGTTCAGAATTCAGTTTCATACGGAGATCAATGCCTGGATCAATGCCTTCATACAAAATGTAGATGCGGTTTATGTGACCATAGACCTTGACGGATTTTCATCTGCTTATGCGCCTGGGGTAAGTGCCCCTTCTCCTATGGGATTTACGCCAGACGTCGTATTGGAGTCCTTAAAAACCATCATAAGTTCCGGTAAATTATGTACTTTGGACATTGCTGAATTAAATCCCGAATTTGATGTGGACAACCAAACTGCAAAGTTAGCTGCATCCCTAATCCATGCTGTTATGCAGAATATTTAATTATGGAAGAGTTTATTATCAGAGAAAATCCGCAAATTAAGATTGTTCTATTCAATGATAGATTAGAACTCCATGAAAAAGATAAGGAAAAAACAGAATATGTATTAAAAGAAATCGATTCTTTTCAAATTGGAAAAAGAGTCAATTGGGTTGTAAGCATACTTTCTTTCATTGTGGGAGTTTTTACTGAAACTTCAGGAGATGTTTACAAAGAACGAGATAAACTCAAATTTAATTATGAAGGAAAGTTAATAGTGATTTCGTTAAAAGGTGGCGACCAAGGCATAGCAATGGCAGCAGCCAATAGGATAAATCAATTTATAAGAGAAGCCTACAAAACGAAATAAAACAAAAAAAGCCTCCCTTTATGGAAAGCCTTTCATTGGTTAAAATCGATAACAAATCGATTAACACTAGTTGCTCCAAACGTTGTCTGAAGCACAACACAACAAAGCAAAGATACTAAAGCTTTTCAACAATTTAGAACTGGAATTTTTTTCTTATCGACGAAATAAACGTATTCCTCTGTAAAACGAGTTATGGGGGTTTGTATCGTTATCGACTAAACGTCGGTTATATCGGCAATACACTATCCCTGTTACGCTTATCGATAAACTGTGCGGGTGGTCGTGATGCCTTTAAAAACCTTTAATGCTGGTGTAAATTTGGTAGCCCCAAAGAAAACCAAACCGATGAACTACCGACACCTGCACGTTAAATTATATCTCTTACTCTTCATAGTTCTCCTCTTCGGCTCCTGTCAAAAAGACGAAATACTTTACAATGAGGAAATTGAAGTAATCCTTGATGAAACTATAGATGAAGTCTCTAAAAATGATTTGGATACAAAGCCTGCGGACCTAGATGCCCACCTTAATTGGATCTATGAAATGCAGGGAACTTCAGGGTTATTGGAAAGTGCCGAGAACACAGATTTTGTATCACTTTACGATAATGCGCTGGCAGCCATTCTATTCATTCAGCAAGGCAATCCGGAAAGAGCAGAAAAAATATTCGATTTTTACCATACCAAGAAGGAAACGGAACTTATAACCAATGGCGGTTTTTATCAATCCAGGAATAGCTCTGGGGAAGAAGGAGAAAGAATATGGATGGGCGATAACGCCTGGCTATTGATTGCCTTGAACCATTATGAAGCAACCTATCAATCTAATAAATACGAATCCCTATCCAATGCTTTGGACAATTGGCTCCGTTCCATGCAAAATGAAGACGGGAGCATAAAAGGAGGTGTCAATAGCGACGGCAGTATAATTCCTAAGGTAACCGAGGGCATTCTAATGGCCTTTAACGCGGTTAAGGGGTACGACGATTTCCATAAAGGAATTTTAAATTTTCTACATAAGAATAGATGGGATAATACGCTTGGAGTTTTGACCTCTTGGCCAGAGAATCCGCAATACAAATATGCCATGGATCTTCATCCTCTTGGCAATGGTGTTTTTCAAGATATGCCCGATGATGTGCTTTTTCAGGCAAACAGGTATCTTAACAGTCAGAACGTAACGGTGACCGGCGAAGAAATTACGGGGTATTGTTTTGATGATGATAAGGATGTAATCTGGTTAGAAGGCACCGCACAAATGGCGGTTGCTTTTGCTAGTATTGGAAGGTTTGACAAATCCGAAACGCTCATAGTAACATTAGAAAAAACATTGCTCAACAGCACAACGGTGGTAAATGCCCAAGGCATACCTTATGCATCAAATCATGGAACATCCTACGGAAATAGCATGTTATGGAACCACGCCGACATTGCCCCGGCACTGTCCTCTACCATCTGGTATTCCTTTGCCAAATTAGGTTTTAATCCGCTACATCTGGGAAGAAAATATGACATCCCTGACGGAGATATGTTTTGGATTGCAAACAACTAGCACAAATTTTAAAAATATTTTAACGGACAAGGCCATCTGTTTGAGGTAATTTTAAAATTAAAAATGAAAACCACAGTTTCTTTTTGGGTCGTACTCACCAGTTTTTTATTAGTGACCTTGGTAATAATGGTGGCTATGAACTTGCCCTTTAATTGGATTTTTTATGTGACTGTTGTAGGTCAGGGCTTACTTATTGCCATGGTCTATAGCATATTGACCGATAATTATAAAACGGCGAAAACTTTTGACGATTTTTATGAGGACCATCCTATTGGCAAACGTTCTACTTAATCAGAAAAAGATAGTGCTTTTGAATTTTTCTTATTGGAAGTGCCCATGCCCAATTCCGGTATAACCAACAACGGAATACGGGTATGAAATGCAACCCTTTTCACTACAGGCGCTCTGGTTAAGCGTTCCATATAACTATGAGGGTAATGCAACATGGCCAAAAGATGAATGTCCAGTTCTTGCGCGAATAACTCTAGCGTTTCCGAGACCGAGTTACATTCAGAAACCGTATGCACGTAATGCGCTACTTCTCCCAAATACTTTCGCAACATACCTAAATTAAAGCGTTGTAATTCCGTTAGCGCCTTGATTTTATGCTGCACATGAACAATACGCACGGCTGCCCCGAACGAAACCGCCAAATCTATCACAGGTTTTAGTTCGGAAATTGTATAAAAACGATTAAAATCCGTCGCAAATGAAATTTCGGACGGTTTTATGAACTCATAGTTTTGGGGGATTGCCAAAACAGGACAATTTTTAACCGCCTTTATTATTCTCACGGTATTACTACCCATAAAAACCTCTTCCAGGCCACTAGCTCCTTTAGTTCCCACCAAAACCAAATCTATGCCATGGTCGGCGACAATTTCAACAATTTCATCTACCAACAAACTAAAGGAAGAGATGGTCTTAAGAGTGTGCTTGTCATTTGGATATTGCCTTGCTATTGCAGAAAGGACATTTTTTAATCCCATTTTTGAAGCGCTGTGCGCAGAATTTGCCAAATGCCCTCCTTCTAAAGAAGCGGCTATAAATCTGCTACTAGAAATAGCCGGCGTATAGGTGTTAAGCAAATAGAACGTGCACTCCTCATCTTGTAAAAGCTTTAAGGCGTATTGTATAGCGTTCCATGCGTTGCTAGAAAAGTCTGTCGGAATTAAGATATACTTCATCTAAAATTGGTATTGTATACCGTAAAAGTAGCCCTGTTCAACCCTTGGAACTATGATAAATGTCAGGTTTTATACAAGACGATTAAAATCCATCGACCAAATTTTGAAGCGCTTTTTGGTCTAGAATGGCAATTTTTTTTCCAGATGCCTTAATGAACCCTTTCTTTTTGAATTCGGAAATGATTCTGATGCAAGACTCCGTGGCCGTGCCTACAACATTTGATATATCTTCCCTGGAAAGTGTCAACTTTAGGAAACCCTCCTCATCTTCACCAAAATTGTTCTTTAGATAAAGAAGGGCCTCTCCAATGCGTTGCTTTACCGTTTTTTGAGACATGTTTACGATAACATCATCGGCTTCTTTTAAATCATGTGCCATATGGCGCAGTACTTCTAAGGTAAAGTTAGGATTGGTATGTAGTGTATTTACGATTCCCTCTTTGGGTATAAAGCAAACCTCCATATCGTTAACCGCTACTGCACTTAAGTTAACGGACTCCTCTGCTACCACCGATCGCTGACCTATAACTTCGCCTTTACTGGCCAATTTTACAATCTGGTCTTTCCCATTCGCACTCAGTTTTGATAATTTAGAAACCCCAGCTCTTACGCAATATACGCCATCTAGCTTTTCTCCTTCTTCAAAAATAGCTTCTCCCTTCTTTATGGTTTTGCTCACTTTAGAATCGGATACTCGTTTCAATTCTTCCTTGTTCATAGCGCGCAAAGCATTGAATTTTCGTACAATACAATTTTCACAGCGGGTTTCCATTTCTTCACGTTCCATAACTACCGTTTGTTTACCTGACCCAGTAAAAATACAAGTTAACCAAAAACTAAAACCTTTAAAATTAAAGGTTTTAGTTTTTTATTTCACAAAAATGTACGGAGTTGATTATCAGAGATAATGGTAATCTTGCCTTTCTTTAAGGCTACTAAATGTGCTTTCTTAAAACGGGTTAGTATTGTTATGATATATTCACTGGATGTTCCTAAAATATTGGCCATATCCTCTCGCTTTAAGGTAATTCTTAGACTACCATCAGCATTTAACCCAAATTTAGTCCTCATATAAAGTAAAAGTCCTGCTAAACGTTTCTGAATACTCTGTCGGTTTTGATATACTTTCATTTTAAACTCTTGGTCCTCAAAGTCACTCAAAAATCCTCTTAATACATCAATACAAAAATTATTATTTCTTTCTAGATTCTTTAGTAGCGCACTTTTATCCAAACAACACAGTGTAGTATCGCTAATTGCGGTAGCAGTTACTAAAGCGCCTTTTTTTGTTATTAAGGAACGACGTCCCATAAGGTCACCTTTTCCAAGTAATCTGGTAATATGTTCTTTGCCTTTATCATC
This genomic window from Maribacter sp. MJ134 contains:
- a CDS encoding Crp/Fnr family transcriptional regulator, producing METRCENCIVRKFNALRAMNKEELKRVSDSKVSKTIKKGEAIFEEGEKLDGVYCVRAGVSKLSKLSANGKDQIVKLASKGEVIGQRSVVAEESVNLSAVAVNDMEVCFIPKEGIVNTLHTNPNFTLEVLRHMAHDLKEADDVIVNMSQKTVKQRIGEALLYLKNNFGEDEEGFLKLTLSREDISNVVGTATESCIRIISEFKKKGFIKASGKKIAILDQKALQNLVDGF
- a CDS encoding urocanate hydratase, with the protein product MDFKSQVVQGIPQELPSKKERSIAVSHAPKRKEILSLDEKKLAIRNALRYFPKAWHTELSKEFAVELKEHGRIYMYRFMPDYDMYARPVQEYPAKSSQAAALMLMIQNNLDPAVAQHPEELITYGGNGAVFQNWAQYLVTMKYLATMIDEQTLHIYSGHPMGLFPSSKEAPRVVVTNGMMIPNYSKPDDWEKYNALGVTQYGQMTAGSYMYIGPQGIVHGTAITVMNAFRKVLEKDETPAGKIFLTAGLGGMSGAQPKAGNIAGCITICAEVNAVAALKRHEQGWVDELLDDIDALVHRTKKAIQKKEVVSLAFIGNVVAVWERFYQENIFIHLGSDQTSLHNPWAGGYYPVDLSFEESNVLMSSDPETFKESVQESLRRHINAINKHAKKGTYFFDYGNAFLLEASRARAAVYKDAKGNFLDSPSKDQGEKNWAYPSYVQDILGPMCFDYGFGPFRWVCASGKPEDLRKTDAIALETMQDIKKTAPKEIQQQMQDNIKWIEEAEENRLVIGSQARILYADAEGRAKIAAAFNQAIASGELSAAVILGRDHHDVSGTDSPFRETSNIYDGSKFTADMAIHNVIGDSFRGATWVSIHNGGGVGWGEVINGGFGLVLDGSEEASRKLRNMLFYDVNNGISRRSWARNKEAIFAIEREMARTPQLKVTLPNLVEDELLNGLFI
- a CDS encoding Crp/Fnr family transcriptional regulator, which encodes MTTCNLSKAKQLNFLNSLSIKEKEKLNANSEMCQIRKGSVVFVENEQLQKLFFINEGACKFSVFDDKGKEHITRLLGKGDLMGRRSLITKKGALVTATAISDTTLCCLDKSALLKNLERNNNFCIDVLRGFLSDFEDQEFKMKVYQNRQSIQKRLAGLLLYMRTKFGLNADGSLRITLKREDMANILGTSSEYIITILTRFKKAHLVALKKGKITIISDNQLRTFL
- a CDS encoding universal stress protein, with protein sequence MKYILIPTDFSSNAWNAIQYALKLLQDEECTFYLLNTYTPAISSSRFIAASLEGGHLANSAHSASKMGLKNVLSAIARQYPNDKHTLKTISSFSLLVDEIVEIVADHGIDLVLVGTKGASGLEEVFMGSNTVRIIKAVKNCPVLAIPQNYEFIKPSEISFATDFNRFYTISELKPVIDLAVSFGAAVRIVHVQHKIKALTELQRFNLGMLRKYLGEVAHYVHTVSECNSVSETLELFAQELDIHLLAMLHYPHSYMERLTRAPVVKRVAFHTRIPLLVIPELGMGTSNKKNSKALSFSD
- the hutI gene encoding imidazolonepropionase, whose amino-acid sequence is MKKLKLLGPIKQIVPMTGLSLKGALLDEQLLVLKDAGILLEEEKIKSVGNFDTLRTQYKEAELHELKGDHTCLPGFIDAHTHICFGGSRANDYAMRNAGKTYLEIAKAGGGIWDTVMQTRKATKETLVKSTKKRANRHLKNGVTTIEVKSGYGLSVAEEIKMLRAIQEANETIASDLIATCLAAHMVPKDYKGSAEAYLKEISTELFPILKAKKLTNRIDAFIEESAFSAAQITAYFEKARQMGFDITVHADQFSTGGSKVAIDFEALSADHLEASTNTEIGQLSNSNVIATALPGASIGLGCAFTPARKILDAGGALAIASDHNPGSAPMGDLLTQAAILGTFEKLSNAEVLAGITFRAAAALKLEDRGRLEEGLLADFSLFHTGNYQEILYNQGNLKPCMVWKKGILVFDKHKG
- the hutG gene encoding formimidoylglutamase; the protein is MAIFKTTKSDFYSGRTSEAQHYLHEKITCVGLPELSETTNKAIGLLGYACDEGVERNQGRIGAKKGPDAIRKQLGKLPNHLSRDTSLLDMGTIICDDADLEAAQGLLSKKITSILEQNTFPIILGGGHDIAYGTFNAIKNYLKNSKTIGIINFDAHFDLRSTENGTNSGTPFYQIAQDCKNTENPFHYLCLGIREDANDRKLFRTAKELDVKYILRDTFRIQFHTEINAWINAFIQNVDAVYVTIDLDGFSSAYAPGVSAPSPMGFTPDVVLESLKTIISSGKLCTLDIAELNPEFDVDNQTAKLAASLIHAVMQNI